The genomic interval aattaaagagaactaaaatgccaaaacttagaaaaatcatattagtgcatcagtttcatatatctcatataaaacacccaccaaaccaaaattaaaccaaattgaatacttatttgatgctctgataccaattgtaggattgtatcggCAACAACGGAAGcataaggatcatctaagcactctaattcactaattttggcaaaatataaagcatgctcttgcaaaaacaagtgagtttcaagacatacctctagTAAAACTTCTTTAGAGCTCCTTCTCTAGCTGCTATTTTCTCCAAATATTGttgcagaccaccacaagatcttccccactattctcttggtactctagattgagttgtgggactcaaaacaagcttgaatcaagggatgaaggagagaTGCTCACTAcagtaatcttgttgaagaattctttcttcaactcaaattttctctaaaattctctatagattgcatgcccgaatttcactccaatctcttcattatattgtaaatcaacatacaaaggagagagttgcatgagttgcagctcatgcttggagaagacaaggcaaagataaAAGCTTTTGTGTGAGTAAGTTGaatgatggataatggaaaatcaactttttccattttgtgttttatttttcactttttcaattttatcttaaaaatcaaaagttgatttcttaaaatctattttgatttaaaaaactgaattttttttaattaattcataaattaatttttttaaaaataaaacttaattaatttaatattaaatattaaattaattttaacacacaTCCatcttaatatatttaaatcatatttaaatataaattctcctattccgtttaattctcaaattaaacacgtaattttatcttatataattactaattcctttaattatcCATGGCatcaccggcagccttgacacacatctgatggaagcaagagattgcctacatctagcacCCAACCTCTCTTctcacctctgtattgtattacattttggtttaagacattaatacattttgtaatcaatacatctctttagttccttcaCCACCTTTtccatcatcttcttctactttatcatcTTCTGTTTTTATCGCAATGAGTTAAGtgtagattgcaagagttatcacATATTCAATCATGTggcatagagatatgacgcTTGTAGCacaccaccaagaggtgtgctttgtgtgagtatagtgagccaatcctctttgcttagtgcaaggctattgcaatgcttgtctatgagctgagtagctataaccaactgcccAAGAAGGTAAGAAGTGGAACTTGCTAAGCAAAGTGAACGGTgtccctagagataggaataatcttatgctcaatgcaaccatgcattatagagatataagcatgtggctgaccagtgagaggtgtgcgatgtgtTAGTGTGGCAAGTTGGAATTACCCTTGTGACCAAACTTAATGACTTAGTGAAATTTCCCCTCAACtctacttctccatgcatctcATTACGCATTAACAATTGTCGCATCTCTAATTGTCAAACTCCAATTGCTTAGTCTGTTTAGccaggagtaggagtagcacatagctagttaacttttttttctttttatttttattcaccgcctcaaacgcattactttaCAAGCATCTATTAGTttcaagtccttgtgttcgacctcggatcatcccgagaaacttgtgttcatgttatacttggcaagagagtaagaaaacttgtggcatgaacgcatggtcattgcataaatgATTAACACAAGTAAGAAAACTTGTTCCAGGGTCTTTatgaacgcatggtcatcgcatatcgTGTGACAACTTCTTTATGATGCCTCAACAGTAGGGGTTTTATGGACAAAACTTACACTGAAGCAAAAGTGATATTAGATCGCATTTCACGAAACACAAACGATTGGGTTGATGATGGTTATAGGGGTAGAAACACTGAAAAGAGAAAGATGGAGAGAGCGATTATTTTAGTCGACACAGTGACCTCATTGGCTGCACAAATGGTCGCAATCACCTCTCTCCTTCAGACTATGGCAATAAAATAAGGAGCACTGAATCAAAATGTCGCGCAGGCCAATACACTAACGTAAGTCGTTGCAATCAGTTGTGTCCAATGTGGCGATGCCCATTCAGTTGATGTATGCCCAGCTACCCAACAATCCGTATTCTCCATTCACAACAACCCATTCAGTAATACATAAAACCCTGGCTGGaaaaccaccccaactttggATGGGGAGGTAACACAGATCAGGTAAGACAAAAGAATATGCATTAGAACCACTAGGGACATAAAGGGAACCCTTTTGGATTCATCAAGTGTCGTAGGGCCACCAACACCATCAAAATAGACAATTGTACAATCATAGCCAACCATCTAACTCAAACACTTCAACTTTTCTAGAATCTCTAGTGAAagagtatattaaaaaaaatgacgcaTTAATACAATAGCAAGCTTCATCAATTAGAAGTCTGGAAGTGCAAGTAGGATAGCTAGCGAGCGAATTAAAAAAGCAGACTACCAGGAACCCTATCGAGTAATTCAGAGGTTCCGCGAGGAAAcaggaaggagcaatgtcaaccTGTGACATTGTGTAGCAGAAAAATGGCTACTCATGTGTCAACAACCCATAAAGAAGACAAAAGAACAGACGAAGCAACTACCACTGAACACATACCAACTATTGCTAATGCTCCCATCAACATTGCAAAAGAAAACACCATTACGACCAACACACCCACATTATCTCTCCAACGTCAGAACCACGTATCGAAAAAGTATCAACGCAACACGTCTCCCAAAACATCGTTCCAACACCAACATCGCAAGCAGCCAAGAATGTTGAAGAGTAGACACCTACTCAAGAAATGAGGCAGGATCCTTCGTCGTTTCCTAGCAGGTTGAGGAAAAAAGATGACAGAAAATAGTTCAAACGATTCTTGGACGTCTTAAAGTAGATTCACATCAATATACTTCTTGTAGAGGCACTTGAACAAATGCCTAGTTATGTGAAGTTTCTTAAGGATATTCTTGCAAACAAAAGGAAACTTGGGGAGTACGAAATAGTTGCATTAATGCATGAATGCAGTGCgttatttcaaaataatctcCCCAAGAAACTGAAGGACCCTGGAAGCTTCACACTGCCTTGCTCTATTGGGAGAAAAGAAGTTGGCGCGTTATGTGACCTGGGAGCTAGTATTAACCTAATGCCACTTTCCATTTTTAGAAAGTTGGGTATTGGTGAGGCAAGACCCACCATTGTAACCCTGCAGCTAGTGCATAGGCCAATAACGCATTCTGAAAGGAAGATTGAAGATGTGCTCGTACAAGTTGATAAGTTCATATTACCCACCGACTTCATTATCCTGGACTATGAAGCAGACACAGAGGTCCCCATCATCCTAGGTCGCCCATTTTTTGCTATAGGGGGTGCATTAATCGATGTACAGAAAGGGGAGTTGACAATTCGAGTCGACAATTAGATAGTTAAATTCAACATattcaatgcgttgaagtaccgCGACGATATGGAGACCTATCAGCACATGGATGATCTGAGAATTGAGCATTGGGATGCAATACAGAAGAAGCTTGAAGAGGAGGAAGTTGAAAACAATGCATTCATGGAAGAAGTCCGtgtgtttttaaaaatagatctTAGTTTTGAgtcaaatttatctaaacgtaCTTTGCAAAAGATTAAGCCATCCTTAGAGGAGCCGCCTACATTGGAGCTCAAAGCGGTGCCAGCTCATCTCAAATACGCTTATCTAGGAGACAATAACACTTTGCCCATCATTATTTCTGTTGCATTAAACGAAGAAGATGAGAAAACGCTATTGAGCGTGCTAAAAATATATACCAAAGCAATTGGATGGACATTGGTAGATATTAGAGGAATGTGTTCTAAAGAAGGGAGGGACGACTGTCATAACTAACAACAAGAACGAGTTAATTCCTACAAGAACTGTAACTGGATGGCGTATCTGCATAGATTATCGCAAGTTGAATCAAGCTACAAAGAAGGATACTTTTCGCTACCTTTCATTGGTCAAATGCTTGACAAACTTGCTGGTAGcaatttttttgctttttagATGGATATTCAGGCTACAATCAAATGGCCATAGCAccagaagatcaagaaaagactaCATTTACATGCATGTTTGGCACTTTTGCCTTCCGTCACATGTCGTTTGGCCTTTGCAATGCACTAGGCACCtttcagaggtgcatgatggcgatcttttctgAATTTTTGGAAGACTCGGTTGAGGtgttcatggatgattttttccttctttggAAATACATACGGAGTATGTCTCAGAGAATGTGTTGAAAAAGTACGAAGAGACTAATCTTGTTCTGAATTGGGAGAAGTGCCCTTTTATGGTATCTGAAGGTATTATGTTGGGACACAAAGTGTCCAAGGCAGGAATCAAAGTGGATCATGCAAAAGTTGATGCGATAGCCAAGCTGCAGTGAAcgtcaaaaaattcaaaagattCTTGGGTCATGCAGACTTCTACCAAAGATTTATTTGAAGCTTTTCCTAGATTGTCAGACCACTTAGTGCACTCCTAGAGGCTGACCGAGTGTTTGAATTCGATGACGCATGCATGAAGGCATTCTACACTCTGAGGGATGCACTCATATCAGCACCTATTCTGGTTGCTTCTGATTAGTCGCAACCCTTTGTTGTAATTGTGCGACACTAGTAACTATGTAGTGGGAGTTGTATTGGGCCaaagacaaaataaaattattcatcCTGTCTATTATGCCAATAAGACTCTAAATGATTTGCAGGAAAATTATACCACCATAGAAAAGGAAATGCTTACAGTGGTGTTTGCACTTGACAAATTCTGCCAATACCTGATTTGGTCGAACGTGTTGGTATACACTAATCACTCTATGATCAAACATTTGATGGGAAAGAAGGATGCTAAGGCCCAGGCTGATCCGGTGGGTCTTGCTTCTACAGGAATTTGATTTGGAAATCCGGGATTGAAAGGCATTGAGAACCAAGTAGCAGATCCCTTGTCAAGGTTAGAGAATCTGGAAACACAAAGGAAggaaaaagatattgaggacTGCTTCTTAGACGAGAAGCTTATGGAAATACGCGACAACAAACCTTGGTATGTGAATATCGTAAACTTCTTAGTTTGTGGCCAAACACAAGAAGAATACTCTTCCCAGCAAAAGAATAAGTTAAGGCATGACGCAAAATTCTACTTTGGGATGACCTCTTCTTGTACAAACAAGGGCCAGACCACATCATGTTAAGATGCATCCCTGAACACGAAATTCATTGCGTCCTAGAGCAATGTCATGAGTCCCCCCTATgaaggacattttggggggcagaAGACTACTGCTAAATTCCTTCAAAGTGGTATTTCTGGCCAACATTATTCAAAGATGCCTGGGCCCATGTGATACAATGTGATAGGTGCCAGAGATTGGGAAACATGACTAGAAAAGATGAAATGCCGCTAACTtcttgttggggtttgtgccctaaagtctcgtgtcctgtagtttgtaaacaattttgtacgaacgcttgtgatgtataatatatatgacaTTTATTTCACttattgactttgcacatttgatgttttttattttaccacgaaccaataaacttaatatccctggttttctttatgtaacttaagcatgtatgtagtgacatacaagtggatcatatctcaagtgacaaccaaaaatggtctgtagtatatggatataggagggaaaccttatcctggtaacactatggacgcagcccgctttgtggaatagttacaagtgttgtgacttgtcacagatggtctgatcctgatcattcgtgtaggggacatcagagcgggggcgtcctatacaaagagtttgtaaaagaCATGCCctcaaagtgttaacgtctcgtcatataactccgttcatgacaaagacttcacttcactaggatgaccataggtaacatgacttcaatcctgagtgagttgggaactcctaccattgagggcggttctttgatttgcatgggtgtgagtggccagtacaccgactcaaacctaccactttggggattcgtctgatttaggagctgggaactcagcttcacaagatggagttcactccttcctcgaagtagaggtaagtagatagatagctcctttaagggctgatcctggggcttgaacgatgtggtgccacacactttctcatggcccgagaggtgttcacactagtaggactatgttgtattgttcattagagggatcagtggtacttaaggagtaagttctaactatagggacaaaaagggtaaattggcccaactatacttacgagtatctatgaagggtcatcgtagtGATAATTggctatatccaatggacatagaaatatatctgtggtaataAGAGTTCATTTGTCGgcctttagtagaatgcctggcagttaacggatggtggatatagtggctaaagagtttagtcagttattcatgtaacgttcgagcttcgagccataagtccataaggtcttcttagtagcttggataaaagttgagaatcagtttttgggtcagtttgaaatgttctaATTGAcgagagggagttcgattatatatgatataattgaattagttaattatatataatataattaattttataagatacattaatttggtggaatttggatataaatatgatttatatctagtggaggaaaaatactatggttagtatatgatattaatccataggttatgaatataatgtgattatatttattgtctATTAATTAGACGGTTAAGGGATAATTGGtcggcgtctcttctgttttcataacagatgagtaagatgaagaatcgcTTTGAGAcacttaaatagctcacggtgtgttaagcattggaTGTGTGACATagtgttgaagtgtgtcatcacttagtaaaagtcacagcctatacgatagtgctgaacgatcgcttacctatatgATAGTGTTGCGCCACCGCTTAACGATTACACTAGCGCGCTATTTACttaacgatcgcttacctttttctaagtgattgtttagcgcttgatatttactaaacgatcgtatagatgatcacttagcttttcctacacgatcgtttagacgattgcttaccttttcctacacaatcgtatacttcacctaaacaatcaagcattttgtctatacgatagatgagcctttctcccacttgcttgatcgttgtatgcaatctcccttcctcctcccctctaccaaattcgaacaaagcttaccctttggattctcactctgagaatactgagggctctgagtggtggtgttccTCGTTTCCTTCTATTCATGGAGAGACTGTTTCAAGGTAGCCGATTGGGATTTTCTGAACGAAAGCTTATCGTTCCagcgaaagcgagatttgctgtgaagaaaaagttttcaactggtatgatctctcggtCTCTTTTTTGTTGTTCCTTTGAGCACCAgtaatttagcattatgaatgcatatgtggaaattctgtcacgaTGAATTAGAAAAATctgcttccgctcgtaggtacttttgaataagagttccttcacttttATTTTGGAAGTGGAGCTTTTTTATGtctggggcatagacttcatggggCCTTTTTCCAGCATCCAAAGGCCATCAGTATATTCTAGTTGCTGTTAATCATGTCTCCAAATGGGTGGAGGATATTTCTTGTGCCAAAATCGATGCGATCACGGTGACAAAGTTCTAAAAAAGAACATGTTTACGAGATTTGGCACGCCCCCTACATTGATAAGCGACGAAGGTACGCAATTTATTAATTGCATCATTACTAACTTGCTAATAAAGTTTAATGTCAGCCACAGGGTCACAACAACCTATCACTCATAAACAAATGGCCAAGCAGAGGTCTCTAACAGAGAGATCGAGTCCATCTTAGAGAAGGTTGTGAGCACCTCAAGAAAGGAATGGGCACAGTGGCTGGATGAAGCTTTATGTGCATACCAGACAACTTATAAACACCTATCAGGATGGGTATGAGCTAGTTTTTGGAAAAGCCTGCCATCTGCCGCTGGAATTGGAACATAAAGTGCAATGGGTTCTCAAAAAGTTAAACTTTGAATTAACCAGCACAGGGGAGGCTAGGAAGCTACAGCTGAATGAATTGGCCGAATGGCACATAACCATTtatgaaaatgcaaaaatttataaagaacaaataaaaaatggcaTGATGAAAGAATCAGTGATCagaaatggaggtcactcccagggtgacatgaagcgtTACATGAATCTCGATTGTGAACCCTcagggacatgagagctaaaaataacatattgcatatgttattaatctcccactgaagcattcttaaattcccactgaagtgttctaataacatctcatatatgctattaaactcccactgaagtatcCTAACATTTCTTTTGGGCATGTATTTACTTAGGAATGCctcggctaattaaacaacctaagtcttggtgtttatccaagtataacgtttatatttggattttaacctacgatgtctaggagataaactagttttaaaacctcatatCTCTCATGAATTGCTCATAAAATTGGTTAACAACGCTAAAttattcggtcataatccccaggtaggaggtgttttgtagactgtcaacttaaatacctccaaccttagacaggattatatatcggttgagtttgtaactgtaTTTTACTAGATGTcgatctattttaactattaaaaagtgtttaacctacgtgagtatgcagcttatctttgttatgaattttaaatgtcttacccaattttataacaacttacaaaattttagacatgctaaccaaccataacatatataaaaggcattcaacatttaatataacatttatatcaaaacatttgaaaccccatacatgcatactatatattataacattttataacatactttcaatgcatgtaatatgcttcctatggtgggattttaaatctatatggcatgcttttatgcacatacaagatttattaattataacatacatcacatgcataaataattaaacacaaactgatatggttttagttttggcattttcaagaaaattacaaaattcagcAAAAATCGGCTCTAAAACACTTATGGATTGCTCAAACCGCCTTGAATCGAACTCGAACCTCCCGAATCGAACCTCCAATGCTCAGAATTGGGCTAAACCAGGCAaaaaccatcgagtaccatcgagtatggcttCATGCATCGAGTaattcacaaaataccatcaagtatggcatcatgcatcgagtatttcacaaaataccacgAGTTGAggcatcaagcatcgagtattggGCAGTGGCTAAAAATCCAGTTCCTGctactcgaccttcttcacttctttcttcaattaaatcctaattgcaactctaatgactccaatcgaattacagacacttaatcacacattaagacccatcaatcaagagccaattacaaaaattacaacacaattgaagagaaaacaatgcccaaaactcattaaaaaaaaatcatataagttcatcattttcatacaacttatgaacaACACccaccaaataaaaattaaaccgaattgaatgttTAAGTGATGCTCTAGTACCAGTTGTTGGAATACATAAACAAGTAGTGGAAGAAaccaggatcattaagcattccaattcatttattttggcttcaaattcaacatgctcataaactaaaaagaagGCTTCAACACTAACCTTTTAAGATACTTTTGAATCATGAATTCTAGCTGCACATCTCCCTTCCTTCGGATGTaaaccaccacaaggtcttccctactattctcttgatgccttaaattgagttgtgagactcaaaataagcttgaattagggAATGGAGGAGAAAGGTTTTCTGGTTATCAGCATaatgaagactttcttcaaacaGGCTTTTCAACAAAAAATCTCTTCAATGCATGCATATACCACTCAGAATTTGAGCTATATACTGCATGACTGTCATGCAATCAAGAAAGCATGTATGAATTACAGTTCCACCTTGAGAATTTGGGCTAGAAATGCAATGGAATTGTGATTAACCTGCTAGGTGAAGAAGTGGGAAATTTCCACTTTTCCACtttctaatttttctaatttttatttcaattttgaaacttttacaaaaatttaaaaaattaaattttcaattttaattccttaattaaagttgaatttttattaattttgcaaaaattaattcagtaattagtttttctaataaaattaataattaataattaattaaacaatttaactaattctattaatttaatatcaaatatcaaattaattaatcaccaaTTCCACTATCATAAATTccttgaatttaatatttaaatcatatttaaatattaatcgattctctcatttttttaattccaaaattaaacgtgtaattatatcacatataattactcattctcttaattctaatttgaacgtttcaaatcaacttatcatgctactctaaagcttaatccatttgtgagctagtaggggacctagtggacctatagatcatgttctccaacgatccaaaattaattggctaaactctttacacgaaaataatccccattcgttaactactgggtcactccactaaagcccaaagttgcactcccctcactgtagatatatttgtgtccacttgatttaaccataatcagtaagtcgacccttcattggttgtttgtaataacgattgggtcaaatgttgttttaaccCCAAAATTAcgtcttgcttcttaagttccactgatcctctaatgaacaattggtttatgatccaatcattaaagcggattcctctcgggccaatgagagggtgggaccctttttcaagacctagattcagtactcaAGAGAATAACcttcctcctatccctaaatcgggcaAGCGtgtgttgagttttatgtcctaaaaactcgcagtttgtaaaatgataaacattttctattatcaatatacttgttattgatctcataaattgtatgaaagtctaaatccaataaactaagacccatgactattgtatgagtacttgaactttatgttgagacataagagtggatcaggttcaagtaaatagtcaaaatgatttatggaacatgaatgaggttgggtaccttattctggtaacaccattggatgcggcttactctgtagttgttacaaagagttgtaaagtgctacatatgatgtgatcctaattcgtacatgttatgacatgaggagtgggggcgttctatgcaatgagtttgcataagattaggaccaagaaataagtcactcttactttataatgttgtttactgtttaagactgaccatTTTACctagataacctaggtaactcgatcttattcctgagctaactatgaactcttgtttatttgggattgcccttagatttgcatagttgagggttgactcaatagcGCTGGcttaataagactcccatttcaagggtaagaccggatagatagctggggacatagggtgcaagacggagttcacacctacccaatttagagaaagaagaaaggtcgttctctcaagtactgaatccaggtcttgaacaaggggcctcaccctttcactgggctgagagagtttggtttagtgattggatcacaaaccagttgttcattagagaatcagtagagacttgaggaataagacgtaatctcgggggtaaaatagatatttgacccagtcattattacgaacaacctatgaagggttgacttgctgattatggttaaatcatgtggacataatatatctacagtgaggggagtgtaactatgggctttagtggaatgacccattaattaacaaatggggattaatttggtctaatgagtttagccaattaatctcggatcattggagcccatgatctgtaagcctgcgaggtcctcctactagctcgtaacggactagctctagaatagcgtgataagttaatttgaaatgttcaaattagaattaagggaattaataattatatgaaatataattatgtttaattttagaattaaacgaaataggagaatttatatagttaaatatgatttaactatataaagatggatatgtgttaaaattaatttaatatttcatattaaattaattaagttttattttataattaatttatgaaattaattaaattttcatttttaaaatcaaaatgatttacaaaatcaaatattgattttgagataaaattgaaaaaggaaaaacaaacaaaacacaaaatggaaaaaaaagatttttccattatccatcttttgaagtagctcacacatattgcatcttcttgcctttgtcttctccaagcatgagctgcaactcttgcatctcttctctttgcatgttgatctgcaatataatgaagagattggagtgagaATCGAGCATGTAATCTATAGAGTTTtaagagaaaaactggtttgaagaaaggttcttcaacaaggttgcaacagtgagcttttctccttcatcccttgattcaagcttgttttgagtcccacaactcaatctagagtaccaagagaatagtgtggaagatcttgaggtgatctacaacaagatatggagaagataacaGCTGGAGATGgaactttgaagaagttctacaagaggtatgtcttgaaactcatttttttaacaaaagaatgctttatattttgccaaaattagtgaatttgaatgcttagatgatccttgtgcttccgctgctgttgatacaatcctatagcgtgaactccgtcttgtaccctatgtccctaactatttacccggtcttacccctgaaatgggaggcttattgagtcgatattgttgagccaaccctcacttatgaaaatctaaggatacttctgaataaataggagttcatagttagctcaggattaagatcaagttacctaggacATCTAAGCGAAAcaatcaatcttaaatagtaaacaatgttatgaagtaagagtcacttatttcttggtccgatcttacgcaaactaattgtataggacgccctcacttctcatgtcaatacatgaacaaatcaggatcacttcgtatgtagcaccttacaaaaaattgtaacaactacagagtgggccgcatccgatagttttaccagaataaggcacctgaccttattcgtatactatagatcattttaactatttactcaaacctgatccactt from Benincasa hispida cultivar B227 chromosome 10, ASM972705v1, whole genome shotgun sequence carries:
- the LOC120088991 gene encoding uncharacterized protein LOC120088991, with product MPSYVKFLKDILANKRKLGEYEIVALMHECSALFQNNLPKKLKDPGSFTLPCSIGRKEVGALCDLGASINLMPLSIFRKLGIGEARPTIVTLQLVHRPITHSERKIEDVLVQVDKFILPTDFIILDYEADTEVPIILGRPFFAIGGALIDVQKGELTIRVDN